One Camelina sativa cultivar DH55 chromosome 3, Cs, whole genome shotgun sequence genomic window carries:
- the LOC104778661 gene encoding U-box domain-containing protein 18-like: protein MIHTKTGSGRRILTFPAVQPCESISIVTLLDSLIQLAGDILAFKSKHFSTNKQSFRETLRRIQNLVLVFEEIRIRVGTPRRYFHHDSAAVLSLKEIHVIFQKLKFLVEDCTRDGARLCMMMNSDQVSDHLRVLTRSISTSLSAFPVASVDLPNEVNELVDLVVRQTRKYGVEPETNDIRVMSSVNRILALFENRVSPDSDEINMILDYVGIRKWRDCVKEINFLGEEIAAERLDEKKKKKKKKKNSNVRVELLSSLMGFICYCRCVILGRIERDDDHQHHNVDNSDKDQDLIRGLKVEDLLCPISLEIMMDPVVIETGHTYDRSSITKWIGSGNVTCPKTGKILASTDLVDNVSVRRVIYKHCRTNDIVLTSIVGQRRKTQDDVVPESLAAKGAAKLIAKFLTSELLNGGEEMIYRAVREIRVQTKTSSFNRSCLVKAGAVSPLLRLLSSGDSKIQENAMAGILNLSKHVTGKSKIVGEGLKIIVEILNEGAKTETRLYAASALFYLSSVEDYSKLIGENQDSIPGLMKIVKGEDYGGSAKRNALLAVMGLLMQSDNHWRVLAAGAVPILLDLLRSEDTSGELTADCLATLAKLADYPDGTIGVIRRGGLKLAVKILSASDVSPAVKQHLFVV from the exons ATGATCCATACTAAGACCGGGTCAGGTCGTCGGATCCTGACTTTTCCGGCTGTGCAACCATGCGAATCAATCTCCATAGTCACCTTACTCGACTCACTCATTCAACTCGCCGGCGACATTCTCGCATTCAAGTCGAAACACTTCTCCACAAATAAACAAAGCTTCAGAGAAACTCTAAGGCGGATCCAAAACCTAGTTCTCGTCTTTGAAGAGATCCGGATCCGAGTCGGGACTCCGAGACGCTATTTCCACCACGACTCTGCTGCCGTCTTAAGTCTCAAGGAGATCCACGTCATCTTCCAGAAGCTCAAGTTCCTCGTAGAAGACTGCACAAGAGACGGGGCTAGGCTATGTATGATGATGAACTCTGATCAAGTCTCGGATCACCTACGTGTCCTGACTCGATCCATATCCACCAGTCTTAGCGCGTTTCCCGTCGCATCCGTTGACTTACCGAACGAAGTCAACGAGCTGGTTGACTTAGTGGTGCGGCAAACTCGTAAGTATGGAGTCGAACCTGAAACAAATGATATACGGGTCATGAGCTCCGTCAATCGGATCCTTGCTCTGTTCGAGAACAGAGTTAGTCCAGATTCGGATGAAATAAACATGATCCTAGATTACGTAGGGATCAGAAAGTGGAGAGACTGCGTCAAAGAAATCAACTTTCTCGGAGAAGAGATAGCTGCGGAGCGgttagatgagaagaagaagaagaagaagaagaagaagaatagtaaCGTTCGAGTTGAGCTTCTCAGTAGCTTAATGGGGTTCATATGCTATTGCAGATGCGTTATACTTGGACGGATcgagagagatgatgatcatCAGCATCATAACGTAGATAATAGTGACAAAGACCAAGACTTGATTCGAGGATTAAAAGTTGAGGATCTCCTTTGTCCAATCTCACTAGAGATTATGATGGATCCTGTGGTTATAGAAACAGGGCACACATATGATCGGAGCTCCATTACAAAATGGATCGGATCCGGTAACGTCACGTGCCCTAAAACCGGAAAGATTCTCGCGAGTACTGACTTGGTTGACAACGTTTCCGTGAGGCGAGTGATTTATAAGCACTGCAGAacaaacgacatcgttttgacGAGTATTGTTGGCCAGAGAAGGAAGACTCAAGACGATGTGGTGCCGGAGAGTTTGGCTGCAAAGGGAGCTGCGAAACTCATAGCAAAGTTTCTCACTTCAGAGCTACTCAATGGCGGCGAAGAGATGATTTACAGAGCCGTGAGAGAGATTCGTGTTCAGACCAAGACAAGTAGTTTTAACAGGTCTTGTCTGGTTAAAGCTGGTGCCGTGAGTCCTCTCTTAAGGCTTCTTAGCTCCGGAGATtccaagattcaagaaaacGCAATGGCTGGGATCTTGAATCTCTCAAAGCACGTTACTGGTAAATCCAAGATTGTTGGAGAAGGGCTAAAGATCATCGTAGAGATTCTCAACGAAGGAGCTAAAACAGAGACGAGACTATACGCTGCTTCTGCTCTGTTCTATCTCTCTTCCGTTGAAGATTACAGCAAACTGATCGGAGAAAACCAAGATTCGATTCCGGGATTGATGAAGATCGTTAAAGGAGAAGATTACGGCGGTTCGGCGAAACGCAACGCGTTGCTCGCGGTTATGGGTTTGTTGATGCAGTCTGATAACCATTGGCGTGTTCTCGCCGCCGGAGCTGTTCCTATACTTCTTGATCTGTTGAGATCGGAAGATACCAGCGGCGAACTCACGGCGGACTGTTTAGCGACGCTAGCGAAGCTGGCGGACTATCCTGATGGGACGATTGGGGTGATCCGACGTGGCGGTTTGAAACTCGCGGTGAAGATTTTATCTGCGTCGGATGTTTCGCCGGCGGTGAAACAGCACT TATTTGTTGTATAA
- the LOC104768990 gene encoding pre-mRNA-processing factor 17-like isoform X1 — protein sequence MDLIQSYEEDEAVESSPESSPLRMLKAKSSAPEVDDTALALTVASVNQSNSKPINPTQHVVVTNPTYEQLWAPMFGPAHPYAKDGIAQGMRNHKLGSVEDASIGSFMFDEQHNTFQRHGYAADPSGMNYVGDVEALRKNDGESVYNVRQSEQKRRKIEKNKEERDGEEKKEEIEPEAENPASEAWLTRNRKSPWSRKREVVQGELTEEQKKYAEEHAKKKEDKGQQNEAKGEHYADKSTFHGKEEKDYQGRSWIEAPKDAKANNDHCYIPKRLVHTWSGHTKGVSAIRFFPKHGHLLLSAGMDCKVKIWDVYNSGKCMRTYMGHGKAVRDICFSNDGTKFLTAGYDKNIKYWDTETGQVISTFSTGKIPYVVKLNPDDDKQNILLAGMSDKKIVQWDINTGEITQEYDQHLGAVNTITFVDNNRRFVTSSDDKSLRVWEFGIPVVIKYISEPHMHSMPSISVHPNGNWLAAQSLDNQILIYSTRERFQLNKKKRFAGHIAAGYACQVNFSPDGRFVMSGDGEGKCWFWDWKSCKVFRTLKCHNGVCIGAEWHPLEQSKVATCGWDGLIKYWD from the exons ATGGATCTGATTCAATCgtacgaagaagatgaagccgTCGAATCTTCACCGGAATCTTCACCGCTTCGTATGTTAAAGGCGAAATCATCTGCACCGGAGGTTGACGATACAGCGCTAGCTCTCACGGTGGCTAGCGTGAATCAATCGAATTCGAAGCCGATTAATCCGACTCAACACGTCGTCGTGACTAACCCTACCTATGAGCAGCTCTGGGCTCCGATGTTCGGCCCCGCGCACCCGTACGCGAAAGACGGGATCGCTCAGGGGATGCGGAATCACAAGCTAGGGTCTGTGGAAGATGCTTCGATTGGATCGTTTATGTTTGATGAGCAGCACAATACGTTTCAGAGGCATGGTTACGCGGCGGATCCGTCTGGGATGAATTACGTCGGCGATGTGGAGGCGTTGAGGAAGAACGACGGTGAATCGGTTTATAATGTTCGGCAGAGTGAGCAGAAGCGGAGGAAGATTGAGAAGAACAAAGAGGAGAGAGAtggggaagagaagaaggaagagattgAGCCGGAGGCTGAGAATCCGGCGAGTGAAGCTTGGCTTACGAGGAATAGGAAGAGTCCTTGGTCGAGGAAGAGGGAGGTTGTTCAGGGAGAGTTAACGGAGGAGCAGAAGAAGTATGCGGAGGAGCATGCCAAGAAGAAGGAAGACAAGGGACAGCAAAACGAAGCTAAAGGAGAGCATTACGCGGATAAGAGTACCTTCCATGGCAAAGAGGAGAAAGATTACCAAGGGAGGTCTTGGATTGAGGCTCCGAAAGATGCAAAGGCCAACAACGATCATTGCTACATCCCAAAACGTTTGGTTCATACATGGAGTGGTCACACGAAAGGTGTTTCTGCTATTAGGTTCTTCCCAAAGCATGGACATTTGCTTCTCTCTGCAGGTATGGATTGTAAGGTTAAGATTTGGGATGTGTATAACTCTGGTAAATGCATGAGGACCTACATGGGTCACGGCAAAGCTGTGAGGGATATTTGCTTCTCCAATGATGGGACTAAGTTCTTAACTGCTGGGTATGATAAGAACATTAAGTATTGGGACACGGAGACTGGCCAGGTTATCTCGACTTTCTCCACTGGGAAGATTCCATATGTGGTTAAGCTGAATCCGGATGATGACAAGCAGAACATTTTGTTGGCTGGTATGAGTGATAAGAAGATTGTGCAGTGGGATATTAACACGGGGGAGATCACACAGGAGTATGATCAGCACTTGGGTGCAGTTAATACAATCACGTTTGTGGACAATAACAGAAGATTTGTCACATCGAGCGATGATAAGTCTCTGCGAGTGTGGGAATTCGGAATCCCGGTGGTTATCAAGTATATCAGTGAGCCCCATATGCACTCTATGCCTTCGATTTCTGTCCACCCTAATGGAAATTGGCTTGCTGCGCAGAGCTTGGATAACCAGATTCTGATCTACAGTACCCGAGAAAGGTTTCAGctgaataaaaagaagaggtTTGCAGGGCACATTGCCGCTGGTTACGCATGCCAAGTTAATTTCTCGCCAGATGGACGGTTTGTGATGTCAGGAGATGGTGAGGGTAAGTGCTGGTTTTGGGACTGGAAGAGCTGCAAAGTCTTTAGGACTCTTAAGTGTCACAATGGAGTATGCATTGGAGCCGAGTGGCATCCTCTGGAGCAGAGTAAAGTCGCAACATGTGGCTGGGACGGCTTGATTAAGTACTG GGActaa
- the LOC109132199 gene encoding uncharacterized protein LOC109132199, with protein MSIKNVVVLLVIVSVVVSTNAQLPQLPFPFPFQPSPNMPGFPDIAKCWSSVMNIPGCITEISQAILSGRFGNIGPACCKAFLEGEANCLPKLPINPFFPPMLKEQCSRIAGAIPPTTK; from the coding sequence ATGTCTATCAAgaatgttgttgttcttctagTGATCGTATCAGTTGTTGTCTCCACAAATGCTCAGCTACCACAacttccttttccttttccattCCAACCCAGTCCCAACATGCCAGGATTCCCCGATATTGCAAAATGTTGGTCATCTGTGATGAATATTCCAGGATGTATCACAGAAATTTCTCAAGCCATACTTAGTGGACGATTTGGCAACATTGGTCCAGCTTGCTGCAAAGCATTTTTGGAAGGTGAAGCCAATTGCTTGCCGAAACTCCCAATCAATCCATTTTTTCCTCCAATGTTGAAAGAGCAATGTTCAAGAATTGCAGGCGCAATTCCTCCTACCACGAAGTAA
- the LOC104769004 gene encoding ubiquitin-like-specific protease 1C isoform X1: MKRQRVIELDRVVKTKFNIDWDDALAEGEVPELEIIGTDKIPPSEPTLSGEESAVCVRSLRDNELDDHLKRQRSLLIALGDKLPDKGDKIRNRIGDIEYEKQRRMLQRTKPQDAENDACQILEQPKSSGVSRQENTASKDSSRQGSSDNPKLFNDKTQDLERGSWKGKSNKDSIIEKSNGWRSLPRLSKCNVSERNFYSGSKDPKGNRKLNEAYGKAKPKESSPYLLVDDDDDDDDDVVGYETPREWSVKTTPSQCKKKSDDKVINLDEDEPQSPRVLEEACELPEGLPEDIYYPSSDQRDGRDLVQVSLEDLKCLSPGEYLKSAVINFYLRFLQHNVFSTNETAAHCHFFNTFFYKKLTEAVSYKGNDKDAFFVRFRRWWKGLDLFRKSYIFIPIHEDLHWSLVIICIPDQEDESGLTIIHSDSLGLHPRSLIFNNVKRFLREEWNYLNQDASMDLPISAKVWRDLPNMINEAEVQVPQQKNDFDCGLFVLFFIKRFIEEAPQRLKLKDLGMIHKKWFKPDEASALRIKIWNILVDLFRKGNQTD; the protein is encoded by the exons atgaagaggCAAAGAGTAATCGAGTTAGATCGTGTGGTGAAGACAAAGTTCAACATAGATTGGGACGATGCTTTGGCCGAGGGAGAAGTTCCCGAGCTGGAGATCATCGGCACTGACAAAATTCCGCCGTCTGAGCCAACTCTCTCCGGCGAGGAATCCGCCGTATGCGTGCGATCCCTCAGGGATAACGAACTAGACGATCATCTGAAGCGTCAGAGATCACTTCTGATTGCTTTAGGTGACAAGTTGCCAGATAAAGGCGACAAAATCCGCAACAGAATTGGAGACATTGAGTACGAGAAGCAGCGGAGGATGTTGCAACGGACCAAACCG CAGGATGCGGAAAATGATGCATGTCAGATTCTGGAGCAACCGAAAAGCTCAG GTGTGTCTAGGCAAGAGAATACAGCCTCAAAAGACTCCTCTAGACAAGGGTCGAGTGACAATCCCAAA CTATTTAATGACAAAACACAAGATTTGGAACGTGGAAGCTGGAAAGGCAAATCCAATAAAGATTCAATTATAGAGAAAAGTAATGGGTGGCGATCGCTGCCAAGATTAAGTAAGTGTAATGTAAGTGAAAGAAACTTTTATTCTGGATCTAAGGATCCAAAAGGGAATCGAAAACTCAACGAAGCTTATGGTAAAGCAAAGCCAAAGGAATCTTCTCCTTATTTACTAgtcgacgatgatgatgatgatgacgacgatgtAGTTGGCTATGAAACTCCCAG GGAGTGGAGTGTGAAAACAACACCATCGCAGTGCAAGAAG AAATCAGATGATAAAGTGATTAATTTGGATGAAGATGAACCTCAGTCTCCAAGGGTACTAGAGGAAGCATGTGAACTTCCTGAAGG GTTACCGGAAGATATTTACTACCCATCAAG TGATCAAAGGGACGGGCGAGACCTTGTTCAAGTGTCTCTTGAAGATCTGAAATGTCTTTCACCTGGAGAATATCTTAAGTCGGCAGTTATAAATTTCTACCTCAG GTTCTTGCAGCACAATGTATTTTCAACGAATGAGACAGCTGCTCATTGTCATTTCTTCAATACGTTTTTCTACAAGAAGCTCACAGAAGCTGTTTCATACAAG GGTAATGACAAGGATGCATTTTTTGTAAGGTTCAGGCGGTGGTGGAAGGGTTTAGATCTATTCcgtaaatcatatatatttattccaATACATGAAGA TCTCCATTGGAGCTTGGTAATAATATGCATCCCAGACCAGGAAGACGAATCGGGATTGACTATAATTCACTCAGATTCATTGGGACTTCACCCAAGAAGTTTGATTTTCAATAATGTCAAAAG GTTTCTGAGAGAGGAATGGAACTATCTAAACCAAGATGCTTCCATGGATTTACCAATTTCAGCAAAAGTATGGAGAGACCTTCCCAATATGATCAATGAAGCTGAAGTGCAG GTTCCACAACAGAAGAATGATTTCGACTGTGGTCTGTTTGTGCTCTTCTTCATAAAACGTTTCATCGAAGAAGCTCCACAAAGGCTGAAACTAAAGGATTTGGGAATG ATTCACAAGAAGTGGTTTAAACCCGATGAAGCTTCCGCTTTAAGGATCAAAATCTGGAACATTCTCGTTGATCTATTCCGTAAGGGTAACCAAACAGATTAA
- the LOC104768980 gene encoding probable xyloglucan endotransglucosylase/hydrolase protein 33: MASLMKKYNMKIIWETAVVFCLCSLSFVSSHSRKFTTPSVTRLTDQFSKIAIERGFSRRFGDHNIVVNGSLAKLTLDKSSGAGLMSKNKYQYGFFSARLKLPAGFASGVVVAFYLSNAESYPKSHDEIDIELLGRSRRDDWTIQTNVYANGSTRTGREEKFYFWFDPTQAFHDYTLIWNSHHTVFLVDNIPVRQFPNRGAFTSAYPSKPMSLYVTVWDGSEWATKGGKYPVNYKYSPFVVSVADVELSGCSVNNGSSTGTGPCTKSGGSVSSLDPVDGQDFATLSKNQINAMDWARRKLMFYSYCSDKSRYKVMPAECN, translated from the exons ATGGCGTCTTTGATGAAGAAGTACAACATGAAGATTATTTGGGAAACAGCAGTTGTGTTTTGTCTCTGTTCattgtcttttgtttcttcacaCAGCAGGAAATTCACAACACCAAGCGTAACTCGCCTCACTGATCAATTTAGTAAGATCGCCATTGAACGTGGCTTCTCCAGACGTTTCGGGGATCACAATATTGTAGTCAATGGCTCCCTAGCAAAGCTCACTCTCGACAAATCATCTG GAGCTGGGTTGATGTCAAAGAACAAGTATCAATATGGTTTCTTCAGTGCAAGACTCAAGCTTCCTGCTGGATTTGCCTCTGGTGTTGTGGTTGCTTTCTAT TTATCAAACGCAGAAAGTTATCCAAAAAGCCACGACGAGATAGACATAGAACTGTTGGGTAGAAGTAGGAGAGATGATTGGACGATCCAAACGAATGTGTATGCAAATGGAAGTACGAGAACGGGAAGAGAGGAGAAGTTCTACTTTTGGTTTGATCCAACGCAAGCCTTTCACGACTATACCCTCATTTGGAACTCCCACCATACTGT ATTTTTGGTAGACAACATTCCGGTTAGGCAGTTTCCGAACCGGGGAGCCTTCACAAGCGCGTACCCGTCTAAACCGATGTCTCTATACGTCACCGTTTGGGACGGTTCAGAGTGGGCCACTAAAGGTGGTAAGTACCCTGTCAACTACAAGTACAGCCCCTTCGTGGTTTCCGTAGCTGACGTGGAGTTAAGTGGCTGCTCCGTTAACAACGGCTCCTCTACCGGGACCGGGCCATGCACCAAGTCGGGCGGGTCGGTTTCGAGTCTGGACCCTGTTGATGGTCAGGATTTTGCCACGTTGTCGAAGAATCAGATCAATGCCATGGATTGGGCTAGGAGGAAGCTAATGTTCTATTCTTATTGTAGTGATAAGTCGAGATACAAAGTAATGCCTGCTGAGTGCAactga
- the LOC104769020 gene encoding uncharacterized protein LOC104769020 isoform X2 has translation MERAREIGEGSSSSFREQRNLREKERRMRMKHLFSILYSHVSPTRRLPVPQLIDQSVAYMIQLKEKVNYLKEKKRTLLRGEVQNRSEGSSSHQPKLSINSRDSTIEMNLVMDSNIKRVLLRELVSVFEEEGAQVMSANLQNLNNMTFYTIIAQAIICRIGIDPSSIEERVRF, from the exons atggaAAGGGCAAGAGAAATAGGAGAAGGAAGCTCATCGTCGTTTAGGGAACAACGAAACCTCAGAGAGAAAGAGCGACGTATGCGCATGAAACACCTCTTCTCTATACTCTATTCTCATGTTTCTCCCACTCGTAGG TTGCCAGTACCTCAACTTATAGATCAATCGGTAGCATATATGATCCAACTGAAAGAGAAGGTAAACtatttgaaggagaagaaaaggacATTGTTAAGAGGAGAAGTCCAGAATCGCTCTGAAGGGTCGTCGTCACATCAGCCAAAACTCAGTATTAATTCACGGGATTCGACCATAGAAATGAATCTGGTTATGGATTCAAACATAAAAAGAGTATTGTTACGTGAGCTTGTGAGtgtttttgaagaagaaggagctcAAGTTATGAGCGCCAATCTTCAGAACTTGAATAATATGACCTTTTATACCATCATAGCCCAG GCTATCATATGTCGGATCGGGATTGATCCATCAAGTATAGAGGAGAGAGTAAG ATTTTGA
- the LOC104769004 gene encoding ubiquitin-like-specific protease 1C isoform X2 yields MKRQRVIELDRVVKTKFNIDWDDALAEGEVPELEIIGTDKIPPSEPTLSGEESAVCVRSLRDNELDDHLKRQRSLLIALGDKLPDKGDKIRNRIGDIEYEKQRRMLQRTKPDAENDACQILEQPKSSGVSRQENTASKDSSRQGSSDNPKLFNDKTQDLERGSWKGKSNKDSIIEKSNGWRSLPRLSKCNVSERNFYSGSKDPKGNRKLNEAYGKAKPKESSPYLLVDDDDDDDDDVVGYETPREWSVKTTPSQCKKKSDDKVINLDEDEPQSPRVLEEACELPEGLPEDIYYPSSDQRDGRDLVQVSLEDLKCLSPGEYLKSAVINFYLRFLQHNVFSTNETAAHCHFFNTFFYKKLTEAVSYKGNDKDAFFVRFRRWWKGLDLFRKSYIFIPIHEDLHWSLVIICIPDQEDESGLTIIHSDSLGLHPRSLIFNNVKRFLREEWNYLNQDASMDLPISAKVWRDLPNMINEAEVQVPQQKNDFDCGLFVLFFIKRFIEEAPQRLKLKDLGMIHKKWFKPDEASALRIKIWNILVDLFRKGNQTD; encoded by the exons atgaagaggCAAAGAGTAATCGAGTTAGATCGTGTGGTGAAGACAAAGTTCAACATAGATTGGGACGATGCTTTGGCCGAGGGAGAAGTTCCCGAGCTGGAGATCATCGGCACTGACAAAATTCCGCCGTCTGAGCCAACTCTCTCCGGCGAGGAATCCGCCGTATGCGTGCGATCCCTCAGGGATAACGAACTAGACGATCATCTGAAGCGTCAGAGATCACTTCTGATTGCTTTAGGTGACAAGTTGCCAGATAAAGGCGACAAAATCCGCAACAGAATTGGAGACATTGAGTACGAGAAGCAGCGGAGGATGTTGCAACGGACCAAACCG GATGCGGAAAATGATGCATGTCAGATTCTGGAGCAACCGAAAAGCTCAG GTGTGTCTAGGCAAGAGAATACAGCCTCAAAAGACTCCTCTAGACAAGGGTCGAGTGACAATCCCAAA CTATTTAATGACAAAACACAAGATTTGGAACGTGGAAGCTGGAAAGGCAAATCCAATAAAGATTCAATTATAGAGAAAAGTAATGGGTGGCGATCGCTGCCAAGATTAAGTAAGTGTAATGTAAGTGAAAGAAACTTTTATTCTGGATCTAAGGATCCAAAAGGGAATCGAAAACTCAACGAAGCTTATGGTAAAGCAAAGCCAAAGGAATCTTCTCCTTATTTACTAgtcgacgatgatgatgatgatgacgacgatgtAGTTGGCTATGAAACTCCCAG GGAGTGGAGTGTGAAAACAACACCATCGCAGTGCAAGAAG AAATCAGATGATAAAGTGATTAATTTGGATGAAGATGAACCTCAGTCTCCAAGGGTACTAGAGGAAGCATGTGAACTTCCTGAAGG GTTACCGGAAGATATTTACTACCCATCAAG TGATCAAAGGGACGGGCGAGACCTTGTTCAAGTGTCTCTTGAAGATCTGAAATGTCTTTCACCTGGAGAATATCTTAAGTCGGCAGTTATAAATTTCTACCTCAG GTTCTTGCAGCACAATGTATTTTCAACGAATGAGACAGCTGCTCATTGTCATTTCTTCAATACGTTTTTCTACAAGAAGCTCACAGAAGCTGTTTCATACAAG GGTAATGACAAGGATGCATTTTTTGTAAGGTTCAGGCGGTGGTGGAAGGGTTTAGATCTATTCcgtaaatcatatatatttattccaATACATGAAGA TCTCCATTGGAGCTTGGTAATAATATGCATCCCAGACCAGGAAGACGAATCGGGATTGACTATAATTCACTCAGATTCATTGGGACTTCACCCAAGAAGTTTGATTTTCAATAATGTCAAAAG GTTTCTGAGAGAGGAATGGAACTATCTAAACCAAGATGCTTCCATGGATTTACCAATTTCAGCAAAAGTATGGAGAGACCTTCCCAATATGATCAATGAAGCTGAAGTGCAG GTTCCACAACAGAAGAATGATTTCGACTGTGGTCTGTTTGTGCTCTTCTTCATAAAACGTTTCATCGAAGAAGCTCCACAAAGGCTGAAACTAAAGGATTTGGGAATG ATTCACAAGAAGTGGTTTAAACCCGATGAAGCTTCCGCTTTAAGGATCAAAATCTGGAACATTCTCGTTGATCTATTCCGTAAGGGTAACCAAACAGATTAA
- the LOC104768990 gene encoding pre-mRNA-processing factor 17-like isoform X2, which translates to MDLIQSYEEDEAVESSPESSPLRMLKAKSSAPEVDDTALALTVASVNQSNSKPINPTQHVVVTNPTYEQLWAPMFGPAHPYAKDGIAQGMRNHKLGSVEDASIGSFMFDEQHNTFQRHGYAADPSGMNYVGDVEALRKNDGESVYNVRQSEQKRRKIEKNKEERDGEEKKEEIEPEAENPASEAWLTRNRKSPWSRKREVVQGELTEEQKKYAEEHAKKKEDKGQQNEAKGEHYADKSTFHGKEEKDYQGRSWIEAPKDAKANNDHCYIPKRLVHTWSGHTKGVSAIRFFPKHGHLLLSAGMDCKVKIWDVYNSGKCMRTYMGHGKAVRDICFSNDGTKFLTAGYDKNIKYWDTETGQVISTFSTGKIPYVVKLNPDDDKQNILLAGMSDKKIVQWDINTGEITQEYDQHLGAVNTITFVDNNRRFVTSSDDKSLRVWEFGIPVVIKYISEPHMHSMPSISVHPNGNWLAAQSLDNQILIYSTRERFQLNKKKRFAGHIAAGYACQVNFSPDGRFVMSGDGEGKCWFWDWKSCKVFRTLKCHNGVCIGAEWHPLEQSKVATCGWDGLIKYW; encoded by the coding sequence ATGGATCTGATTCAATCgtacgaagaagatgaagccgTCGAATCTTCACCGGAATCTTCACCGCTTCGTATGTTAAAGGCGAAATCATCTGCACCGGAGGTTGACGATACAGCGCTAGCTCTCACGGTGGCTAGCGTGAATCAATCGAATTCGAAGCCGATTAATCCGACTCAACACGTCGTCGTGACTAACCCTACCTATGAGCAGCTCTGGGCTCCGATGTTCGGCCCCGCGCACCCGTACGCGAAAGACGGGATCGCTCAGGGGATGCGGAATCACAAGCTAGGGTCTGTGGAAGATGCTTCGATTGGATCGTTTATGTTTGATGAGCAGCACAATACGTTTCAGAGGCATGGTTACGCGGCGGATCCGTCTGGGATGAATTACGTCGGCGATGTGGAGGCGTTGAGGAAGAACGACGGTGAATCGGTTTATAATGTTCGGCAGAGTGAGCAGAAGCGGAGGAAGATTGAGAAGAACAAAGAGGAGAGAGAtggggaagagaagaaggaagagattgAGCCGGAGGCTGAGAATCCGGCGAGTGAAGCTTGGCTTACGAGGAATAGGAAGAGTCCTTGGTCGAGGAAGAGGGAGGTTGTTCAGGGAGAGTTAACGGAGGAGCAGAAGAAGTATGCGGAGGAGCATGCCAAGAAGAAGGAAGACAAGGGACAGCAAAACGAAGCTAAAGGAGAGCATTACGCGGATAAGAGTACCTTCCATGGCAAAGAGGAGAAAGATTACCAAGGGAGGTCTTGGATTGAGGCTCCGAAAGATGCAAAGGCCAACAACGATCATTGCTACATCCCAAAACGTTTGGTTCATACATGGAGTGGTCACACGAAAGGTGTTTCTGCTATTAGGTTCTTCCCAAAGCATGGACATTTGCTTCTCTCTGCAGGTATGGATTGTAAGGTTAAGATTTGGGATGTGTATAACTCTGGTAAATGCATGAGGACCTACATGGGTCACGGCAAAGCTGTGAGGGATATTTGCTTCTCCAATGATGGGACTAAGTTCTTAACTGCTGGGTATGATAAGAACATTAAGTATTGGGACACGGAGACTGGCCAGGTTATCTCGACTTTCTCCACTGGGAAGATTCCATATGTGGTTAAGCTGAATCCGGATGATGACAAGCAGAACATTTTGTTGGCTGGTATGAGTGATAAGAAGATTGTGCAGTGGGATATTAACACGGGGGAGATCACACAGGAGTATGATCAGCACTTGGGTGCAGTTAATACAATCACGTTTGTGGACAATAACAGAAGATTTGTCACATCGAGCGATGATAAGTCTCTGCGAGTGTGGGAATTCGGAATCCCGGTGGTTATCAAGTATATCAGTGAGCCCCATATGCACTCTATGCCTTCGATTTCTGTCCACCCTAATGGAAATTGGCTTGCTGCGCAGAGCTTGGATAACCAGATTCTGATCTACAGTACCCGAGAAAGGTTTCAGctgaataaaaagaagaggtTTGCAGGGCACATTGCCGCTGGTTACGCATGCCAAGTTAATTTCTCGCCAGATGGACGGTTTGTGATGTCAGGAGATGGTGAGGGTAAGTGCTGGTTTTGGGACTGGAAGAGCTGCAAAGTCTTTAGGACTCTTAAGTGTCACAATGGAGTATGCATTGGAGCCGAGTGGCATCCTCTGGAGCAGAGTAAAGTCGCAACATGTGGCTGGGACGGCTTGATTAAGTACTGGTAA